One Natrinema marinum genomic window carries:
- the glpB gene encoding glycerol-3-phosphate dehydrogenase subunit GlpB: MAIEDDVLVVGGGLAGATAALAAARGDVRVRLISHRQSTLRHASGLIDVLGYAPTGEGPLADPFSAIPDLPDGHPYERVGLEAVREALELFDAVAGDAYDGAHTDANALVPTHGGTVKPTARYPTATAPGLASADGDALLVGFETLPDFDAPLAAAHLEAAGVPFDARGVTVRFPGIGRDDAKITRYAHLLDRDEVVETAAGETGARAALAETVRPHLGDEPRVGFPAILGDERAADVRRDLADRLGVDVFEVPMGPPSLPGMRLEDLLYDAVADAGVRVTTGVPVVDYETDAAETGAAGPERIERVIVDRNGSAIPHRAEQYVLATGGLVGKGVQSDRERVHEPIFDCHVPHPADRYDWFVDDVFGDQPYARFGVPVDRALRPLDADDAPEFANLHAAGAVLGGYDFAAEKSGGGVSLATGYVAGRRAAEECQ; the protein is encoded by the coding sequence ATGGCCATCGAGGACGACGTGCTCGTCGTCGGCGGCGGACTCGCCGGCGCGACCGCCGCGCTGGCCGCGGCCCGAGGAGACGTTCGGGTCCGGCTCATCTCGCACAGACAGAGCACGCTCCGCCACGCCAGCGGGCTGATCGACGTGCTGGGGTACGCGCCGACCGGCGAGGGCCCGCTCGCCGACCCGTTTTCGGCCATCCCGGACCTCCCCGACGGCCACCCCTACGAGCGCGTCGGCCTCGAGGCGGTCCGCGAGGCCCTCGAGCTGTTCGACGCCGTCGCGGGCGACGCATACGACGGGGCGCACACGGACGCGAACGCGCTCGTCCCGACCCACGGCGGCACCGTCAAGCCGACCGCGCGGTATCCGACCGCGACCGCGCCCGGCCTCGCGAGCGCCGACGGCGACGCGCTGCTCGTCGGTTTCGAGACGTTGCCGGACTTCGACGCCCCGCTGGCAGCCGCCCACCTCGAGGCGGCGGGCGTCCCCTTCGACGCCCGGGGCGTCACAGTCCGGTTCCCCGGGATCGGCCGGGACGACGCGAAAATCACTCGGTACGCCCACCTCCTCGACCGCGACGAAGTCGTGGAGACCGCGGCGGGCGAGACCGGCGCGCGCGCCGCGCTGGCCGAGACCGTCCGTCCCCACCTCGGGGACGAGCCCCGCGTCGGTTTCCCGGCGATCCTCGGCGACGAACGGGCCGCCGACGTGCGTCGCGACCTCGCGGACCGGCTCGGCGTCGACGTCTTCGAGGTGCCGATGGGACCGCCGAGCCTGCCCGGAATGCGCCTCGAGGACCTGCTCTACGACGCGGTCGCGGACGCGGGGGTCCGCGTGACGACGGGCGTGCCGGTGGTCGACTACGAGACCGACGCTGCCGAGACGGGAGCCGCCGGTCCCGAGCGGATCGAGCGCGTGATCGTCGACCGCAACGGGAGCGCGATTCCCCACCGCGCCGAACAGTACGTCCTCGCGACGGGCGGGCTGGTCGGGAAGGGCGTACAATCCGACCGCGAGCGGGTCCACGAGCCGATCTTCGACTGTCACGTTCCCCACCCCGCGGACCGCTACGACTGGTTCGTCGACGATGTCTTCGGCGATCAGCCCTACGCGCGGTTCGGGGTTCCCGTCGACCGCGCTCTCCGACCGCTCGACGCGGACGACGCTCCGGAATTTGCGAACCTCCACGCGGCGGGTGCAGTACTCGGCGGGTACGACTTCGCGGCCGAGAAGTCCGGGGGCGGCGTCTCGCTCGCGACCGGTTACGTCGCGGGCCGACGCGCCGCGGAGGAATGTCAGTGA
- a CDS encoding anaerobic glycerol-3-phosphate dehydrogenase subunit C, with protein sequence MSDADRPTDDVSIDDDDQDDAFEPIQVFPEGGETDLRPGADDCYKCSTCDTNCPVAEVDDEFPGPKFQGPEQWRLKRQEDHDIDESVMKCSNCMRCDSACPSSVPLSQMHNTARGEYVEERMDKLSREYVRNRILANYRRLAPLAAAFPRTTNVVMGLSATQWLGEKVLGITSQREFPEFATETFREWWAKRGGNATSKKRAREARVASDATHPSDHASGTSSREQTERGGAKVENPDKRVAYFHGCYSNYNTPEVAKALVRVYEHFGYEILVPDQHCSGTPMFANGMLADARRSAETNVRELGAALEEGADIVASCSSCSMSLRQEYPELFDIAGIEDVAANTWDAVEYLRVHEDLERALEGTSVGDEFDDFAYHAPCHARNQGLDGQTVELLERIDGVEAHDVGDSCSGISGTYGWKAENYETSMKIGSEMFEHMNDADAAQGLTECPTCSMQMEHGTGYEITHTLEVLAAALVGPDAEARAQ encoded by the coding sequence ATGAGCGACGCGGACCGACCGACCGACGACGTATCGATCGACGACGACGACCAAGACGACGCGTTCGAACCGATTCAGGTCTTTCCTGAGGGCGGGGAGACGGACCTCCGACCGGGCGCGGACGACTGCTACAAGTGCTCGACCTGCGACACCAACTGTCCCGTCGCCGAGGTCGACGACGAGTTCCCCGGACCGAAGTTCCAGGGCCCCGAACAGTGGCGGCTCAAGCGCCAGGAGGACCACGACATCGACGAGTCGGTGATGAAGTGCTCGAATTGCATGCGCTGTGATAGCGCCTGTCCCTCGAGCGTGCCGCTCTCGCAGATGCACAACACGGCTCGCGGGGAGTACGTCGAGGAGCGGATGGACAAACTCTCGCGGGAGTACGTCCGGAACCGGATCCTCGCGAACTACCGGCGGCTCGCGCCGCTGGCCGCCGCGTTCCCGCGGACGACGAACGTCGTGATGGGGCTGTCGGCGACGCAGTGGCTCGGCGAGAAAGTGCTGGGGATCACGAGCCAGCGGGAGTTTCCCGAGTTCGCGACCGAGACCTTCCGAGAGTGGTGGGCGAAGCGAGGTGGCAACGCCACCTCGAAAAAGCGAGCGCGGGAGGCGCGAGTCGCGAGTGATGCGACGCATCCCTCGGACCATGCGAGCGGGACATCGTCCCGCGAGCAGACAGAACGAGGCGGTGCGAAGGTCGAGAATCCGGACAAGCGCGTCGCCTACTTCCACGGCTGCTACTCGAACTACAACACCCCCGAGGTCGCGAAGGCGCTCGTGCGGGTCTACGAGCACTTCGGTTACGAGATTCTGGTCCCGGACCAGCACTGCTCGGGGACGCCGATGTTCGCCAACGGGATGCTCGCGGACGCGCGTCGGTCGGCCGAGACGAACGTCCGCGAACTCGGCGCGGCTCTCGAAGAGGGCGCGGACATCGTCGCCTCCTGCAGTTCGTGTTCGATGTCGCTCCGCCAGGAGTACCCCGAGCTGTTCGACATCGCGGGGATCGAGGACGTCGCGGCGAACACCTGGGACGCCGTCGAGTACCTCCGGGTTCACGAGGATCTAGAGCGCGCACTCGAGGGCACGTCGGTCGGCGACGAGTTCGACGACTTCGCCTACCACGCGCCATGTCACGCCCGCAATCAGGGCCTCGACGGTCAGACGGTCGAACTGCTCGAGCGCATCGACGGCGTCGAGGCACACGATGTCGGCGACTCCTGTTCGGGCATCTCCGGCACCTACGGCTGGAAGGCGGAGAACTACGAAACCTCCATGAAGATCGGGTCTGAGATGTTCGAGCATATGAACGACGCGGACGCAGCGCAGGGGCTCACCGAGTGTCCCACCTGTTCGATGCAGATGGAACACGGGACTGGCTACGAGATTACCCACACCCTCGAGGTGCTCGCGGCGGCGCTCGTCGGGCCCGACGCGGAGGCTCGAGCGCAGTAA
- a CDS encoding AAA family ATPase, protein MDLRERIARRRSGRQHGRVIVDRDQLSPVVHPAEPVGRGPVLEQLLDALEPVFDGALPPPVAVVGPPGSGTSAVVTASFAALNEQLGGSSRAIATTTRGGRSEPVTWFVTVDGRRVESAFAFYRAVLAGLSTEQVPNGGVGTDELRDRLRDRLARADRRAVVAIDHHDEPGTLGADRVRELLSPVADSVATVAVGHREPDGHHGPTVTVPSYRDHELVDVLTERASSGLAAGALAHDAVRELAGWADGNAHDALAALFGAAVLATDDDADRLERRHLEAAWAAVPDDGVHVGRPLALSATRQRALLALVDLDATERPISETATAIADRSSLTAGTVERFLYELADDGVIERVPLQTVDTGGGGGRQPSTVEPRFPTLVFRALSTALDDKRSG, encoded by the coding sequence ATGGACCTCCGGGAGCGCATCGCGCGGCGGCGGTCCGGACGACAACACGGGCGGGTCATCGTCGACCGCGACCAGCTCAGCCCGGTCGTCCACCCCGCCGAACCGGTCGGTCGCGGTCCCGTCCTCGAGCAACTGCTCGACGCGCTCGAACCGGTCTTCGACGGCGCGTTGCCGCCACCGGTCGCGGTCGTCGGCCCGCCCGGCTCCGGCACGTCGGCCGTCGTGACCGCGTCGTTCGCTGCGTTGAACGAGCAACTGGGCGGCTCGAGCCGAGCGATCGCCACGACGACCCGCGGGGGGCGGTCCGAGCCGGTGACGTGGTTCGTCACCGTCGACGGCCGCCGCGTCGAGAGCGCGTTCGCCTTCTATCGGGCCGTCCTCGCGGGGCTGTCGACCGAGCAGGTCCCGAACGGCGGCGTCGGGACCGACGAGCTGCGCGACCGGCTGCGCGATCGGCTCGCGCGCGCCGACCGACGCGCGGTCGTCGCGATCGACCACCACGACGAACCCGGCACGCTCGGTGCCGATCGCGTCCGCGAACTCCTGTCTCCTGTCGCGGACAGTGTCGCCACCGTCGCGGTCGGCCACCGGGAACCCGACGGGCACCACGGCCCGACCGTCACTGTGCCGTCCTATCGCGACCACGAACTCGTCGACGTGCTCACCGAGCGGGCCTCGAGCGGCCTCGCGGCGGGCGCGCTCGCCCACGACGCCGTCCGCGAACTCGCCGGGTGGGCGGACGGCAACGCCCACGACGCGCTCGCGGCCCTGTTCGGCGCCGCGGTCCTCGCGACCGACGACGACGCCGATCGGCTCGAGCGCCGGCACCTCGAGGCGGCGTGGGCCGCCGTGCCCGACGACGGCGTCCACGTCGGCCGGCCGCTCGCGCTCTCGGCGACCCGCCAGCGGGCGCTGCTCGCGCTCGTCGACCTCGACGCGACGGAGCGACCGATCAGCGAGACGGCGACCGCGATCGCCGACCGCTCGTCGCTGACCGCCGGGACCGTCGAGCGGTTCCTCTACGAACTGGCCGACGACGGCGTCATCGAACGGGTGCCCCTGCAGACCGTCGACACCGGTGGCGGCGGCGGTCGCCAACCCAGCACGGTCGAACCGCGATTTCCGACGCTCGTATTCCGGGCGCTCTCGACGGCGCTCGACGACAAGCGCTCGGGCTGA
- a CDS encoding esterase/lipase family protein, with the protein MRCGDSESTIDRRKILRSTAGLAVGTAGLAAASGSASATVEALYEALECTADGTWQAAPDGYPVLDLRGSTPTRLGDWPDDPRDLTIFVHGLGGDSDDGWKDQAYTFEQAARQNGWDPTQIAVLYNTGGDSLDWESSVDKAKTAGRRLADWLGGYAAENDVSSYRVVAHSLGGHVTGTLLNELDGDVVIDDVALLGPAVPKDSVCKDDGQYAPGIEASAEAVYNYRSWDDEVVCDLYSSVILGSGNDGLGCKAPDCGWFDSPPSNFEDNSVTFSVDGHCDYPRPDVGCVDEVVDDFGV; encoded by the coding sequence ATGCGGTGTGGGGATTCAGAATCGACGATCGACCGCCGGAAGATCCTCCGGTCGACCGCCGGTCTCGCGGTGGGGACCGCCGGTCTCGCGGCGGCTTCCGGATCGGCGTCGGCGACGGTCGAAGCGCTCTACGAAGCGCTCGAGTGTACGGCCGACGGAACCTGGCAGGCCGCACCGGACGGCTATCCGGTGCTCGACCTGCGCGGCTCGACCCCGACTCGGTTGGGCGATTGGCCGGACGATCCGCGGGACCTGACGATCTTCGTCCACGGGCTCGGCGGCGACAGCGACGACGGCTGGAAGGACCAGGCCTACACGTTCGAACAGGCGGCCCGGCAGAACGGCTGGGACCCGACGCAGATCGCCGTCCTCTACAACACCGGCGGCGACTCCCTCGACTGGGAGTCGTCCGTCGACAAGGCGAAAACGGCGGGCCGACGGCTCGCGGACTGGCTCGGCGGATACGCCGCCGAGAACGACGTCTCGTCGTACAGGGTCGTCGCCCACTCGCTGGGCGGCCACGTGACCGGGACGCTGCTGAACGAACTCGACGGCGACGTCGTGATCGACGACGTCGCCCTGCTCGGTCCGGCCGTCCCGAAGGACAGCGTCTGCAAAGACGACGGGCAGTACGCGCCGGGAATCGAGGCCTCCGCGGAGGCAGTTTACAACTACCGATCGTGGGACGACGAGGTCGTCTGTGACCTCTACTCCTCGGTGATCCTCGGATCGGGCAACGACGGTCTCGGCTGCAAAGCACCGGACTGCGGTTGGTTCGACTCGCCGCCGTCGAACTTCGAGGACAACAGCGTGACCTTCTCCGTCGACGGCCACTGCGACTACCCGCGGCCGGACGTCGGCTGCGTCGACGAGGTCGTCGACGACTTCGGCGTCTGA